One Acidimicrobiia bacterium DNA window includes the following coding sequences:
- a CDS encoding ABC transporter ATP-binding protein produces the protein MDVAVSVDEVWKSYRLYHERNQSLKVALLRGRRARYSEFDALKGVAFEIPEGSTFGLIGENGSGKSTLLKCIARILRPDRGSITTRGKVSALLELGAGFHPELSGRENVFLNGAILGLSKRELDARFDDIVGFAGLEQFIDTPVKTYSSGMYVRLGFSVAINVDPDILLIDEVLAVGDEEFQGKCSEKLSELKSSGKTVVVVSHALGAMRTLCDQIALLEHGSLITVGPATDVVDTYLGDVHSARVVDDGAGMRWGSGEARVDVIEILDRDEKPVTTARTGDQVTFRLHYNLDEPLEKLVVGLGVHSIEGHHVTGPNTRDEGLVLLHPERSGYVDFKVPRLLLVPGIYDVSASIFDFACLHPFDFRHRAHRFDVELGEPRDHYGVVSLGGCWEGHDLEAAP, from the coding sequence GTGGACGTCGCGGTCTCCGTCGACGAGGTGTGGAAGAGCTATCGCCTCTACCACGAGCGCAACCAGTCACTGAAAGTCGCGCTGCTCCGCGGGCGTCGCGCCCGCTACAGCGAGTTCGACGCGCTCAAAGGCGTCGCGTTCGAGATTCCGGAGGGCTCGACCTTCGGGCTGATCGGCGAGAACGGTTCCGGGAAGAGCACGTTGCTCAAGTGCATCGCACGCATCCTCCGACCGGATCGCGGATCGATCACGACGCGCGGGAAAGTCTCGGCGCTCCTGGAGCTGGGCGCGGGTTTCCATCCGGAGCTCTCCGGCCGCGAGAACGTCTTTCTCAACGGCGCCATCCTCGGCCTGTCGAAACGTGAGCTCGACGCCCGGTTCGACGACATCGTGGGCTTTGCGGGCCTCGAGCAGTTCATCGACACGCCGGTGAAGACCTATTCGTCGGGGATGTACGTGCGCCTCGGTTTCTCGGTCGCGATCAACGTCGATCCCGACATCCTGCTCATCGACGAGGTGCTCGCCGTCGGCGACGAGGAATTTCAAGGGAAGTGCTCCGAGAAGCTCTCGGAGCTCAAGAGCAGCGGCAAGACCGTCGTCGTGGTGTCACACGCGCTCGGCGCGATGCGGACCCTCTGCGACCAGATCGCGTTGCTCGAGCACGGGAGCCTGATCACGGTGGGCCCGGCGACCGACGTCGTCGACACCTATCTCGGGGATGTGCACTCCGCCCGCGTGGTCGACGACGGTGCCGGCATGCGATGGGGCTCGGGCGAAGCCCGCGTCGACGTCATCGAGATCCTCGACCGCGACGAGAAGCCGGTCACAACGGCCCGTACGGGCGATCAAGTCACGTTTCGACTCCACTACAACCTCGACGAACCGCTCGAGAAGCTGGTCGTCGGCCTGGGTGTCCACTCGATCGAAGGGCACCACGTCACCGGCCCGAACACCCGCGACGAGGGACTCGTGCTGCTGCATCCCGAACGGTCGGGCTACGTCGACTTCAAGGTTCCCCGATTGCTGCTCGTTCCCGGGATCTACGACGTGAGCGCGTCGATCTTCGACTTCGCGTGCCTCCATCCGTTCGACTTCCGTCACCGGGCGCATCGCTTCGACGTGGAGCTCGGTGAACCCCGCGATCACTATGGGGTCGTCTCGCTCGGCGGTTGCTGGGAAGGGCACGACCTCGAGGCCGCACCGTGA
- a CDS encoding ABC transporter permease, whose translation MSRLSDFVGTRDLAVNLTLRDLRSRYKRTLLGWTWSLLNPLAAVAIYSLVFSFFLKIEPPVGDPSGLQSFGLFLLCGLIPWTFFSNGLTMGMGTLIGNGNLIKKVYFPRELLVFSAIASLVVTILIELSVLGVILLLVGNMVLPWIPVVLLLVVLLTGFVLGIALVLSVCNVYFRDVQHLVAIVLQVLFYTAPIVYPISYVPDEATVLGVTIPIGDIYRLNPLVTFIGAFRSVLYDLRFPPLGNLAYLVLWTGGLLVFGMWVFGRLDGRLAEEV comes from the coding sequence ATGTCCCGGCTCAGCGACTTCGTGGGCACGCGCGATCTAGCCGTCAACCTGACGCTGCGGGACCTGCGGAGTCGGTACAAGCGAACGTTGCTCGGCTGGACGTGGTCGCTCCTGAACCCGCTGGCCGCGGTGGCGATCTACTCGCTCGTCTTCTCGTTCTTCCTCAAGATCGAGCCGCCCGTCGGCGATCCGAGCGGGCTGCAGTCGTTCGGTCTGTTCCTGCTGTGCGGACTCATCCCGTGGACCTTCTTCTCGAACGGCCTCACGATGGGCATGGGAACCCTGATCGGCAACGGGAACCTCATCAAGAAGGTCTACTTCCCGCGCGAGCTGCTCGTGTTCTCGGCGATCGCGTCACTCGTGGTCACGATCTTGATCGAGCTGTCCGTGCTCGGTGTCATCCTGCTCCTCGTCGGCAACATGGTCCTGCCATGGATCCCCGTTGTCCTGCTGCTCGTCGTGCTCCTGACCGGCTTCGTGTTGGGCATCGCGCTCGTGCTCTCGGTGTGCAACGTGTACTTCCGCGACGTGCAGCATCTGGTCGCGATCGTGCTCCAAGTGCTCTTCTACACTGCGCCGATCGTGTACCCGATCTCGTACGTTCCGGACGAAGCGACGGTGCTCGGTGTCACGATCCCGATCGGCGACATCTACCGGCTCAATCCGCTCGTCACGTTCATCGGAGCCTTCCGCAGCGTGCTGTACGACCTCCGGTTCCCGCCACTCGGCAATCTCGCGTACCTCGTGCTGTGGACCGGCGGGCTCCTCGTGTTCGGGATGTGGGTGTTCGGGCGGCTCGACGGCCGTCTCGCGGAGGAGGTCTGA
- a CDS encoding methyltransferase domain-containing protein produces MTRDGGDLLELPFDQYQRYSVTAQLLAELHVEPGARLLDVGGGPGPIERFVPDHVAFVADLEKSRDGLYVNASGAALPFRTGSFSAVVTFDTLEHVFPEDRHSFVQELQRVSHDVVILTAPFQDPDVELAEAALAEFFALRFNVPHPMLAEHLQFGLPNLDEVERAFRDGGWATATLPSGLLSRWLAMMLLHEELRANNLPQLGKLHAYYNSAVGPSDCRDPAYRHVIIASRVRAESELRAAADALRSPEHAPAASSAFHAIASAVFAQRVGTVVRSSETVALETELDALRRQVADLERQVADRDAHLIELRVLNEKLLAGRRPVSARVADRLSDWWKGRRL; encoded by the coding sequence GTGACGCGGGACGGCGGTGATCTCCTCGAGCTCCCATTCGACCAGTACCAGCGGTACTCGGTGACCGCGCAACTCCTGGCCGAGCTCCACGTCGAACCCGGCGCGCGGCTGCTCGACGTCGGTGGGGGACCGGGGCCGATCGAGCGCTTCGTTCCGGATCACGTCGCGTTCGTCGCCGACCTCGAGAAGTCGCGCGACGGCCTCTACGTCAACGCCAGCGGCGCCGCGTTACCGTTCCGCACCGGATCGTTCTCCGCGGTCGTCACCTTCGACACGCTCGAACACGTCTTCCCGGAAGACCGGCACAGCTTCGTCCAGGAACTGCAGCGTGTCTCCCACGATGTCGTGATCCTGACCGCGCCGTTTCAAGATCCCGACGTGGAGTTGGCCGAAGCCGCGCTTGCCGAGTTCTTCGCGCTCCGCTTCAACGTTCCCCACCCGATGCTCGCCGAGCATCTGCAGTTCGGTCTCCCGAATCTCGACGAAGTGGAGCGCGCATTTCGCGACGGCGGCTGGGCCACGGCCACGCTCCCGAGTGGGCTGCTCTCACGGTGGTTGGCGATGATGCTGCTGCACGAGGAGCTCCGCGCCAACAACCTGCCGCAGCTCGGCAAGCTCCACGCGTACTACAACTCCGCGGTTGGTCCGTCCGATTGCCGTGATCCCGCCTATCGGCACGTGATCATCGCCTCGCGCGTTCGGGCCGAATCCGAGTTGCGCGCGGCCGCGGACGCGCTGCGATCGCCGGAACATGCTCCGGCTGCCAGTTCTGCGTTCCACGCGATCGCGAGCGCGGTGTTCGCGCAGCGCGTGGGAACGGTCGTGCGATCGAGCGAGACTGTTGCTCTCGAAACCGAGCTCGACGCGCTGCGCAGGCAGGTGGCCGATCTCGAGCGCCAGGTTGCCGACCGCGATGCGCACCTCATCGAGCTACGCGTGCTGAACGAAAAGCTGCTTGCCGGCCGGCGACCGGTATCCGCACGCGTTGCCGACCGATTGTCCGACTGGTGGAAGGGAAGGCGTCTGTGA
- the lipA gene encoding lipoyl synthase, translating to MLRARWLGRVPYHEADQLQCALHARASDDYLLLLEHPHVYTLGTTADPEHVLVPPAQVGADLVRTDRGGDVTYHGPGQLVGYPIVTLPDWRDGLRDVVGYVRALEGVLIDALADLGVAARREPRLPGVWVGAEKIAAVGVKVARGRTRHGFALNVDPDLTMFDHIVPCGIRDRGVTSLTTVLGTAPDMHEVVDVVVAQFARHFGDCHVERQDVVWRERAEDLSQFTRDASGSGTPVRLLGRLAEAGVVASVDGAPRRPAWMRVRADLGEGFRATKRLMRELDLHTVCEEAGCPNIYECWADGTATFMILGDRCTRACGFCLVDTRRPLALDPHEPARVAEAIAHLGLEHAVITSVARDDVADGGAAVFAATIRAARARTPNTRVEVLIPDCKGDPASLDVIFAARPDVLNHNLETVARLQRAARPSAAYFRSLALLARAKDAGLLTKSGVILGMGETETELRGAIADLRNVGVEILTLGQYLRPSARHLPVVRWWTPDEFAALGAYAESLGFSHVESGPLVRSSYHAKRAAATSPPTGVVEGRYTTSNDAGSLVVASG from the coding sequence ATGCTGCGGGCGCGCTGGCTCGGCCGCGTTCCGTACCACGAGGCCGACCAGCTCCAGTGCGCGTTGCACGCGCGTGCGAGCGACGACTACCTGCTGCTGCTCGAGCATCCGCACGTGTACACGCTCGGCACGACGGCCGATCCCGAGCACGTGTTGGTGCCGCCGGCACAGGTCGGCGCCGACCTCGTGCGCACCGATCGCGGCGGCGACGTCACCTACCACGGTCCGGGCCAGCTCGTTGGCTACCCGATCGTCACGCTCCCGGACTGGCGCGACGGACTCCGCGACGTGGTGGGTTATGTGCGCGCGCTCGAGGGAGTGCTGATCGACGCGCTCGCCGATCTGGGAGTCGCGGCGCGCCGAGAGCCGCGACTCCCAGGCGTGTGGGTGGGCGCCGAGAAGATCGCTGCTGTCGGCGTCAAGGTCGCGCGTGGTCGTACGCGGCACGGCTTCGCGCTGAACGTCGATCCTGATCTCACGATGTTCGACCACATCGTCCCGTGCGGGATCCGCGACCGCGGGGTCACTTCGCTCACGACGGTGCTCGGCACGGCGCCCGACATGCACGAGGTCGTCGACGTGGTAGTGGCGCAGTTCGCCCGGCACTTCGGTGATTGTCACGTCGAACGACAGGACGTCGTGTGGCGCGAGCGCGCCGAAGACCTGAGCCAGTTCACACGCGACGCGAGCGGCAGCGGCACGCCCGTGCGTCTCCTCGGGCGCCTCGCCGAAGCAGGGGTGGTCGCGTCGGTCGACGGGGCACCGCGCCGCCCGGCGTGGATGCGCGTACGCGCCGATCTCGGTGAGGGGTTCCGGGCCACCAAGCGCCTGATGCGGGAGCTCGACCTGCACACCGTGTGCGAGGAGGCCGGGTGCCCCAACATCTACGAGTGCTGGGCCGACGGCACCGCGACGTTCATGATCCTCGGCGACCGTTGCACGCGCGCCTGCGGCTTCTGCCTCGTCGACACGCGCAGGCCGCTCGCGCTCGATCCCCACGAGCCGGCACGCGTTGCGGAGGCGATCGCGCACCTCGGGCTCGAGCACGCCGTGATCACGAGCGTCGCGCGCGACGACGTCGCCGACGGTGGCGCGGCTGTGTTCGCGGCCACGATCCGTGCCGCCCGCGCCCGCACACCGAACACCCGCGTCGAGGTGCTCATCCCGGATTGCAAGGGAGATCCCGCGTCGCTCGACGTGATCTTCGCGGCGCGCCCCGACGTGCTCAACCACAACCTCGAGACGGTGGCGCGCCTCCAGCGCGCGGCGCGGCCGTCGGCCGCGTACTTCCGCTCGCTCGCCCTGCTCGCTCGCGCCAAGGACGCCGGTCTCCTCACGAAATCGGGCGTCATCCTCGGCATGGGCGAGACGGAGACCGAGCTCCGCGGCGCGATCGCCGACCTGCGCAACGTGGGCGTCGAAATTCTCACGCTCGGGCAGTATCTCCGGCCTTCGGCTCGCCACCTCCCCGTTGTCCGCTGGTGGACCCCCGACGAGTTCGCCGCTCTCGGTGCCTACGCCGAGAGCCTCGGCTTCTCCCACGTCGAGTCCGGCCCGCTCGTCCGCTCCAGCTACCACGCCAAGCGCGCCGCAGCTACTTCCCCGCCAACTGGCGTCGTTGAAGGCCGTTATACGACCTCCAACGACGCAGGTTCGTTGGTCGTGGCGTCCGGGTGA
- a CDS encoding dihydrolipoamide acetyltransferase family protein yields the protein MDVTMPQLGETVTEGTITRWLKQVGERVEADEPLFEVSTDKVDSEVPAPSGGFVTEILVPEGETVEVGTRLAVVSEVVPAGAAPRPAVPPPAVPPPAAAAPAVPPPAAAAPAVPPPAAAAPAVPTAPEPVPEPVLEPVPEPAGAAAAGDESRLTSPIVRRLVAERGLDPATITGTGPGGRLTRKDVLHADATPPDAPPPAAPPASFPETAPAPDLTPPPAPVPVPVPVPVPTVSRDEVVPFDNIRRRTAEHMVRSKASSAHVYTSVEVDFERIERVRAAYQAEWKVSEGFSLTYLPFIARAFCDTVNEFPRANASVGDDTLVVHHDVHLSIAVDLDFEGLVAPVIRNADGKRLRQIAREVHDLASRARAKRLMPDDVIGGTFTITNPGPFGTYMTLAIINQPQVAILSTDGIKKRPVVVSGPGGDAVAIHHTGMLVLTWDHRAFDGAYAAAFLRAIQTELEERDWEAELD from the coding sequence GTGGACGTGACGATGCCGCAACTCGGGGAGACGGTCACCGAAGGGACCATCACGCGCTGGCTCAAACAAGTGGGCGAGCGCGTCGAGGCCGACGAGCCGCTGTTCGAGGTGTCCACCGACAAGGTCGACTCGGAGGTGCCCGCGCCGTCGGGCGGCTTCGTCACCGAGATCCTCGTGCCCGAGGGCGAGACCGTGGAGGTGGGGACGCGCCTCGCGGTGGTGTCCGAGGTCGTGCCGGCCGGGGCTGCCCCGCGCCCGGCTGTCCCACCTCCGGCTGTCCCACCTCCGGCTGCCGCCGCTCCGGCGGTCCCACCTCCGGCTGCCGCCGCTCCGGCGGTCCCACCTCCGGCTGCCGCCGCTCCGGCGGTCCCGACCGCACCGGAGCCGGTCCCTGAGCCCGTCCTCGAGCCCGTGCCCGAGCCCGCGGGCGCCGCAGCCGCCGGGGACGAATCGCGGCTCACTTCGCCGATCGTGCGCCGCCTGGTGGCCGAGCGGGGGCTCGATCCGGCAACGATCACGGGTACCGGCCCCGGAGGGCGGCTCACCCGAAAGGACGTCCTCCACGCCGACGCGACGCCTCCGGACGCGCCACCCCCGGCTGCGCCGCCGGCCAGTTTCCCCGAGACCGCACCTGCTCCAGATCTGACGCCCCCACCCGCTCCGGTGCCGGTGCCGGTGCCGGTGCCGGTGCCCACCGTGTCGCGTGACGAGGTCGTCCCGTTCGACAACATCCGACGCCGTACCGCCGAGCACATGGTGCGGTCGAAGGCTTCGAGCGCGCACGTGTATACGTCGGTGGAGGTCGACTTCGAACGGATCGAGCGTGTGCGCGCCGCGTACCAAGCGGAGTGGAAAGTGAGCGAGGGCTTTTCGCTCACGTATCTCCCCTTCATCGCACGCGCGTTCTGCGACACGGTGAACGAGTTCCCGCGGGCGAACGCGAGCGTGGGTGACGACACGCTCGTCGTCCACCACGACGTCCACCTCTCGATCGCCGTCGACCTCGACTTCGAAGGTCTCGTCGCGCCAGTGATCCGCAATGCCGACGGTAAGCGACTTCGCCAGATCGCACGCGAGGTACACGACCTCGCGTCGCGCGCGCGGGCGAAGCGGCTCATGCCCGACGACGTGATCGGTGGAACGTTCACGATCACGAACCCCGGACCCTTCGGTACCTACATGACGTTGGCGATCATCAACCAGCCACAGGTCGCGATCCTCTCCACCGACGGCATCAAGAAACGACCGGTCGTCGTGTCCGGCCCGGGGGGAGACGCAGTCGCGATCCACCACACCGGCATGCTCGTGCTCACGTGGGACCACCGCGCGTTCGACGGCGCCTATGCGGCCGCATTCCTCCGCGCGATACAGACCGAGCTCGAAGAACGCGATTGGGAAGCCGAGCTCGACTGA
- a CDS encoding Xaa-Pro peptidase family protein, whose translation MGRARERMRELGIDVLLLSTGADLPYLTGYEAMPLERLTMLVVPADGDAVLVVPRLEAPRVVERPDVFSIRAWEETEDPIAVVAGLAGLVGGAERASSAAIGDQTWARFVIELQSALPRVRFRRALDVTAPLRIVKDAAEVDALRAAALAVDAIAVAMRDAVFSGRREVEIHRELVERMLDAGHERTNFAIVATGPNAASPHHDPSDRVIERGDVVLCDFGGTMHGYCSDITRMFSVGEPPAEVCDAYAVLVEAQERGVCAATVGTSCEAVDAAARDVITDAGYGDYFVHRTGHGIGAEAHEDPYVVSGNTTPLAPGHAFSVEPGIYVPGRFGLRLEDIVVATTAGPERLNHAPRDLTIVD comes from the coding sequence ATGGGGCGCGCACGCGAGCGGATGCGGGAGCTGGGGATCGACGTGCTGCTGCTGTCGACGGGCGCCGACCTGCCGTATCTCACTGGCTACGAGGCGATGCCGCTCGAGCGGCTCACGATGCTCGTGGTACCTGCCGACGGCGACGCCGTGCTCGTGGTGCCGCGGCTCGAGGCGCCGCGCGTCGTCGAGCGGCCAGACGTGTTCTCGATCCGCGCCTGGGAAGAGACCGAGGATCCCATCGCAGTCGTCGCCGGGCTCGCGGGGCTCGTCGGCGGCGCAGAGCGAGCGTCCAGTGCCGCGATCGGCGACCAGACCTGGGCGCGCTTCGTGATCGAGCTCCAGAGCGCGCTCCCGCGCGTGCGGTTCCGCCGTGCGCTCGACGTCACTGCACCGCTCCGCATCGTGAAGGACGCAGCCGAGGTCGACGCGCTGCGCGCGGCCGCGCTCGCGGTCGACGCCATCGCGGTTGCCATGCGCGACGCGGTCTTCTCCGGCCGGCGCGAGGTCGAGATCCACCGCGAGCTCGTCGAGCGGATGCTCGATGCCGGTCACGAACGCACCAACTTCGCGATCGTCGCCACCGGACCCAACGCGGCGAGCCCGCACCACGATCCGTCCGACCGCGTGATCGAACGTGGCGACGTCGTACTCTGCGACTTCGGCGGCACGATGCACGGCTACTGCTCCGACATCACGCGCATGTTCAGCGTGGGTGAGCCTCCCGCGGAGGTATGCGACGCGTATGCGGTGCTCGTGGAGGCTCAGGAGCGCGGCGTATGCGCGGCGACGGTCGGTACATCGTGCGAAGCCGTCGACGCGGCTGCCCGTGATGTGATCACCGACGCCGGCTACGGCGACTACTTCGTGCACCGCACCGGTCATGGCATCGGCGCCGAGGCCCACGAAGACCCGTACGTCGTGTCGGGGAACACCACACCCCTCGCGCCGGGGCACGCGTTCAGTGTCGAGCCGGGCATCTACGTGCCCGGACGCTTCGGTCTGCGGCTCGAGGACATCGTCGTCGCGACGACTGCCGGTCCGGAACGGCTCAATCACGCGCCGCGCGACCTCACGATCGTCGACTGA